The following coding sequences lie in one Mucilaginibacter sp. KACC 22773 genomic window:
- a CDS encoding MBL fold metallo-hydrolase, translated as MGMQMAFAVKINHMNELKIKTSVQVIYLGGPTVIFEIGGLRIMTDPTLDPPGDFPAGPDYIIKKLSGPALQNIGEIDLVLLSHDQHDDNLDKAGRQLLSIVPQVLSTPAAAQRLGGTVKGMEPWQKITINAPSGDEITITATPARHGPADVEKLAGDVTGFIITINGDKDSGIYLTGDTVFYQGVTEVAGRFKPKYVFVFAGAAKPRTPFSLTMDSNDVVDTAAAFPDAMIIPVHYEGWSHYSEGGDLLIGSFGALGIAERLKILLPGVATLLY; from the coding sequence ATGGGCATGCAAATGGCATTTGCTGTGAAAATTAATCATATGAATGAGTTAAAAATAAAAACGTCTGTTCAGGTTATTTACCTTGGCGGCCCGACCGTCATTTTTGAGATCGGCGGTTTGCGTATCATGACAGATCCAACGCTTGATCCTCCCGGAGATTTTCCCGCCGGGCCTGATTACATTATCAAAAAGCTATCAGGGCCGGCTCTTCAAAACATTGGCGAGATCGACCTCGTTCTCCTGAGTCACGATCAGCATGACGATAATTTAGATAAAGCTGGTCGTCAGCTCTTAAGTATTGTACCTCAGGTTCTGTCTACGCCAGCCGCTGCCCAACGACTTGGAGGCACAGTCAAAGGAATGGAACCATGGCAAAAAATAACTATTAACGCACCTTCGGGCGATGAAATCACCATTACAGCAACGCCTGCAAGGCATGGTCCAGCCGACGTTGAAAAACTTGCAGGAGACGTTACCGGTTTTATAATTACGATCAACGGTGATAAAGATTCGGGTATATACCTGACAGGAGATACCGTTTTTTACCAGGGTGTCACCGAAGTAGCCGGGAGATTCAAACCAAAATATGTTTTTGTATTTGCAGGGGCAGCTAAACCACGCACACCATTCAGTCTGACCATGGACAGCAATGACGTCGTAGATACCGCTGCGGCCTTTCCTGATGCTATGATCATTCCTGTCCATTATGAGGGCTGGTCACATTACTCTGAAGGTGGCGATCTTTTAATAGGCTCCTTCGGTGCACTTGGAATCGCTGAACGCCTTAAAATTCTCTTGCCGGGTGTCGCAACATTACTTTATTAA
- a CDS encoding sigma-54 interaction domain-containing protein produces the protein MEKHLTEIEKDNSYAARLLNLSIAVWPLAGIGETFKLLAGELQEIVDFEAADVFIFNDDATATQSRYTFKNRKLYEFAGVTDPHFFSAQGRATLNSLFLPGLSRQMAGSYWINSVPEASLFFKKETEYKYTFYIPFFQQTVLAGFFQFRTNKPDGFSLADQDVLTLTGKLLAPKLDTLLRGSALAKTNGLTTAGLDLLKLELFAFSNDIAATHNKEDLNKLVQQKIKTLFPELAILILRTENGGKSYQPVNGSSDSDILSEEELLFAENWFDRSLSASSPITLSLNELAGKRNAPKLFNNLLNQGWTKVVFALLESKNRNTGLLLFFLKDSFEIPLLFAEGIREIAKQLSVALNNVITSEKIEDQFDEIKRYKQQLETENNYLQEEIATAFNYNDIVGLSPIMQRVFHMVSQVADTMSSVLILGETGTGKELIARALHNTSSRKKKTMVKINCAALPANLIESELFGHERGSFTGATDRRIGKFELANNSTLFLDEIGELPMDLQGKLLRALQEREIERIGGTAVIKVNVRIVAATNRNLLEEVHAGNFRSDLYFRLNVFPIILPPLRERKEDIPLLASHFLEKHKKKATRRITGFSSRVLKQLGAYNWPGNIRELEHLIERCVLMASGPVINQIPVVLTDAENMGDGVPDMRIRTIDEIERAHIMMVLKKCSNKVAGIGGAADVLQIPASTLNSKMRRLNIKRAYNSR, from the coding sequence ATGGAAAAGCATCTTACCGAAATAGAAAAGGATAACAGCTATGCTGCCCGGCTGCTGAATCTTTCTATCGCGGTCTGGCCACTGGCCGGCATCGGAGAAACGTTTAAATTGTTGGCTGGAGAACTACAGGAGATTGTAGATTTTGAAGCAGCGGACGTTTTCATTTTTAATGACGATGCAACAGCGACGCAATCAAGATACACCTTCAAAAACAGGAAATTATATGAATTTGCAGGTGTAACAGATCCGCATTTCTTTTCCGCCCAGGGGAGGGCCACTTTAAACAGCCTGTTTCTGCCCGGATTATCAAGACAGATGGCCGGGTCCTATTGGATAAATAGCGTGCCTGAAGCGTCCCTTTTTTTTAAAAAGGAAACAGAATATAAATACACTTTTTATATTCCTTTTTTTCAGCAAACGGTTCTTGCCGGATTTTTTCAATTCAGAACGAACAAGCCGGATGGATTTAGCCTTGCTGACCAGGATGTATTAACCCTGACAGGAAAATTACTGGCGCCTAAACTGGATACTTTACTAAGAGGAAGCGCGCTCGCCAAAACCAACGGTCTCACAACAGCAGGCCTTGACCTGTTAAAACTGGAATTGTTTGCCTTTAGCAACGACATTGCAGCAACACATAATAAAGAGGATCTGAATAAACTGGTTCAGCAAAAAATTAAGACCCTGTTTCCGGAACTGGCAATACTGATCTTAAGAACGGAGAATGGCGGAAAGTCATACCAGCCGGTAAATGGCTCATCTGATTCGGATATACTCAGCGAAGAAGAATTGCTTTTCGCGGAAAACTGGTTTGATCGCAGCTTATCTGCATCAAGTCCGATTACTTTGTCACTGAATGAACTGGCAGGTAAACGAAATGCGCCGAAATTGTTTAATAATTTGCTAAACCAGGGCTGGACGAAAGTTGTTTTCGCATTACTGGAAAGCAAGAACCGAAATACGGGGCTATTGCTATTTTTTCTTAAAGACTCATTTGAAATCCCATTATTATTTGCAGAGGGCATTAGGGAGATAGCAAAGCAATTGTCAGTAGCCTTAAACAACGTCATTACCAGCGAAAAAATCGAAGACCAGTTTGACGAAATCAAACGATATAAACAACAGCTGGAGACTGAAAACAATTACCTTCAGGAAGAAATAGCCACTGCCTTTAACTACAATGACATCGTTGGCCTGAGCCCGATAATGCAACGAGTTTTTCATATGGTTTCACAGGTCGCCGACACAATGAGTTCAGTACTTATTTTAGGTGAAACGGGTACTGGAAAGGAACTGATCGCCAGGGCACTGCACAATACCTCTTCCAGAAAAAAGAAAACGATGGTAAAGATCAACTGCGCCGCGTTGCCCGCAAACCTGATAGAAAGCGAATTATTTGGACATGAAAGAGGCAGTTTCACAGGTGCGACAGACAGGAGGATTGGAAAGTTTGAACTCGCCAATAACAGCACCTTATTCCTCGATGAAATTGGCGAATTGCCAATGGATTTACAAGGTAAACTGCTCCGGGCCCTGCAGGAGCGCGAAATAGAACGCATCGGCGGGACCGCCGTAATAAAAGTAAACGTCAGGATAGTTGCGGCCACTAACCGAAACCTCCTGGAGGAAGTACATGCGGGAAATTTTAGGAGTGATCTTTATTTCCGGCTGAATGTATTTCCAATCATACTACCTCCGCTTAGGGAACGCAAGGAGGATATCCCGTTGCTTGCCAGTCACTTTTTAGAGAAGCATAAGAAAAAGGCGACACGCCGGATTACCGGCTTTTCTTCCAGGGTGCTAAAGCAGCTCGGCGCTTATAACTGGCCCGGCAACATTCGGGAACTGGAACACCTGATTGAACGCTGCGTACTGATGGCCAGCGGGCCTGTCATCAACCAAATTCCGGTTGTATTAACAGATGCGGAAAATATGGGCGATGGTGTACCTGATATGCGTATAAGGACGATAGATGAGATTGAAAGAGCGCATATTATGATGGTGTTGAAGAAATGCAGCAATAAGGTCGCCGGGATCGGAGGAGCTGCAGATGTTTTGCAAATACCAGCTTCTACTTTAAACTCCAAAATGAGGCGCCTCAACATCAAACGCGCCTATAACAGCCGTTAG
- a CDS encoding sensor histidine kinase: MFEFAQNNVLAGVVIISGLVIAYFLVRTFRCRYLNKQRCKAEINRHQLEIDAKDLSILKIEEQLKHLNNEQSRLLSENEWLHNEIDHRVNNNLQATLGLLNLQSVYVSNEDASEAIKNIQRRIYAISLINKKRNGSDGSSAINMKEYIGELVIYLRDVFNVQNAIEFELLTEPIMLDLTRAIPLGLIINEAITNAIKYAFPVTKKGKIMIRLERDQKKNITLIIKDNGVGLPDFFNDNNNTLGKNLIIGLSDQLQGELIMENNFGTQLSIVFKLLNSK; encoded by the coding sequence ATGTTTGAGTTCGCACAAAATAATGTTTTGGCTGGTGTTGTAATCATATCCGGTTTAGTTATTGCTTATTTTTTAGTAAGAACTTTTCGGTGCCGTTACCTTAATAAACAGCGCTGCAAAGCAGAAATTAACAGGCATCAGTTAGAAATTGATGCTAAAGATCTTTCCATTCTTAAAATAGAAGAACAATTAAAGCACCTGAATAATGAGCAAAGCCGGCTGCTTTCTGAAAATGAATGGTTACATAACGAAATAGATCATAGGGTAAACAATAATCTTCAGGCAACGCTGGGCTTACTTAATCTGCAATCAGTATATGTCTCCAATGAGGACGCGTCTGAGGCAATAAAAAATATTCAGCGGCGTATATATGCGATTTCATTAATTAATAAAAAGCGTAACGGCTCTGATGGTTCATCGGCGATTAATATGAAGGAGTACATCGGGGAACTTGTTATTTATTTAAGGGATGTTTTCAATGTACAAAATGCTATCGAATTTGAATTATTAACCGAGCCTATAATGCTTGACTTAACCAGGGCAATACCTTTAGGACTGATTATCAACGAAGCAATTACCAACGCGATTAAGTATGCATTTCCGGTCACAAAGAAGGGGAAGATTATGATCAGATTAGAACGGGATCAGAAAAAAAATATAACATTGATCATAAAAGACAACGGCGTTGGGTTACCCGACTTTTTCAATGACAATAATAATACACTGGGAAAGAATTTGATAATTGGGTTGTCGGATCAATTGCAGGGTGAACTGATAATGGAAAATAATTTCGGGACACAGTTATCGATCGTTTTTAAATTGTTGAATAGTAAATGA
- a CDS encoding tetratricopeptide repeat-containing sensor histidine kinase — MLRTLTICLIFFLLTGWVTARSQPKDSPGTIMALIQQSKPDTNRVKLQLQLGSYYLFKSGEYKNDLDSALNFFTQAMQLSTVLNSIKWQNAALILKGNCFLEGNDIKSGKACLMQVINYYHKTGQMKLEAESWVRLGDNIPGFPNLLDDKAFCYGRARILFRTLNDKLSVITMLKNAADMHLNQGKLDLSEKELFDVLGQLKAIHYQKLQYTYDLLASLYNLKGELQKRLYYQLEAIKYAEATIPPSGREYFYLRAVLVYADLGMHDKEEFYCYKALGTSKKGKSAYFINELSWLTKDLILTNRSQEALRLLKQNFKPGDLLNLDQKRVLFKLFGNCYTALKQYDLAEKYYVAMLKINEALADETQYQTVANFYIITQQFTKAAFYLKKLQGFPNSLIGPLNLREIELMRFKVDSASGNYLSAIGHFELYKKVNDSLFNATKSKQVAELGIKYETAQKEKSIAALESRGLVQRTELQKANLQRNITFIGIVMLLIIAALAYNGYRNKRRSNLKLEVKQFEINKQNLALQSLIGEKDWLLREIHHRVKNNLQTTMSLLNMQSSYISNEDALEAIRSSQRRMHAMSLIHQKLYQSCNLTYINMDVYIHELVNYLKESFKGTGNISFKLQIQSIELDVAQAVPLGLIINEAITNAIKYAFPKSMKGNIAISLNRTKENRFRLTITDNGIGLPDSFDISSINSLGIKLMKGLSDQLQGDFFLNNDHGTCVMIEAQYHDILEHEFAAPKEVLI; from the coding sequence ATGCTTAGGACACTAACAATATGCCTGATCTTTTTTTTGCTAACCGGGTGGGTTACGGCCCGGTCACAACCAAAAGACTCGCCCGGCACTATAATGGCGCTTATTCAACAAAGCAAACCGGACACGAACAGGGTTAAGCTCCAATTGCAATTGGGAAGTTACTACCTTTTTAAATCTGGTGAATATAAAAATGACCTGGACAGCGCTCTTAATTTTTTTACCCAGGCCATGCAGTTAAGTACCGTGCTAAATTCTATAAAGTGGCAAAATGCCGCTTTGATCCTTAAAGGAAATTGTTTCCTGGAAGGGAATGATATTAAATCCGGAAAGGCTTGCCTTATGCAGGTGATTAACTATTATCACAAAACCGGTCAAATGAAACTGGAAGCGGAGAGCTGGGTCAGATTAGGTGACAATATTCCCGGTTTTCCAAATCTTTTAGATGACAAAGCATTTTGCTATGGCCGTGCGAGAATTTTATTCAGAACACTTAATGACAAATTAAGTGTCATCACAATGCTGAAAAACGCGGCGGATATGCACCTTAATCAGGGCAAACTTGACCTTTCCGAAAAGGAATTATTTGATGTACTGGGCCAGTTAAAGGCTATTCATTACCAAAAATTGCAATACACTTATGATCTGCTTGCATCTTTATATAATTTAAAAGGGGAACTGCAAAAAAGATTGTATTATCAATTAGAGGCTATAAAATACGCTGAAGCTACGATACCCCCTTCCGGGAGGGAATATTTTTACCTGAGAGCTGTATTGGTTTATGCCGACTTAGGAATGCACGATAAAGAAGAATTCTATTGTTACAAGGCACTAGGCACTTCGAAAAAGGGTAAAAGTGCATATTTCATAAATGAATTATCATGGCTGACCAAGGATTTAATATTAACAAATAGAAGCCAGGAAGCGCTTCGCCTTTTGAAACAAAATTTTAAACCGGGTGATTTACTGAATCTGGATCAAAAGAGGGTTTTATTTAAGCTGTTCGGAAACTGCTACACAGCCCTCAAACAATATGACCTGGCTGAAAAATATTACGTGGCAATGCTAAAAATAAATGAAGCCCTCGCCGACGAAACACAATACCAAACAGTAGCTAATTTTTATATAATTACTCAGCAGTTTACAAAAGCAGCTTTCTATTTGAAAAAACTACAGGGTTTTCCGAACAGCCTGATTGGCCCATTAAACTTACGCGAAATTGAGTTGATGAGGTTTAAAGTTGATTCAGCTTCTGGTAACTACCTTTCTGCTATCGGGCACTTTGAACTATATAAAAAAGTAAATGATTCCTTATTTAACGCTACAAAAAGCAAGCAAGTAGCGGAGCTGGGGATAAAATACGAAACCGCCCAAAAGGAAAAATCTATTGCGGCATTGGAAAGCAGGGGCCTGGTTCAGCGGACCGAATTGCAAAAGGCAAACCTGCAAAGGAATATAACATTTATAGGGATCGTCATGTTGTTAATTATAGCGGCATTGGCCTATAATGGTTACCGGAACAAACGACGAAGTAACCTGAAGTTAGAGGTGAAACAATTTGAAATCAACAAACAGAACCTGGCGCTTCAAAGCTTAATCGGTGAAAAAGACTGGCTGCTGCGTGAAATACACCACCGGGTTAAAAATAACCTGCAAACCACGATGAGCTTGCTAAACATGCAGTCCTCTTATATATCAAATGAAGATGCCCTGGAAGCTATCCGGAGCAGCCAGCGGCGCATGCATGCCATGTCCCTGATCCATCAAAAACTCTATCAGTCCTGTAACTTAACCTATATAAACATGGATGTTTATATTCACGAGTTGGTCAACTATTTGAAAGAAAGCTTCAAAGGAACAGGAAATATCAGCTTTAAATTACAAATACAATCAATCGAACTTGATGTGGCGCAGGCGGTACCCCTGGGGCTTATTATTAATGAGGCTATTACAAATGCTATTAAATATGCATTCCCAAAAAGCATGAAAGGCAATATAGCGATTTCGCTGAATCGAACTAAGGAAAACCGTTTTAGGCTAACAATAACGGATAATGGAATCGGGCTACCTGATTCTTTTGATATTTCAAGCATCAATTCCCTCGGAATAAAATTAATGAAAGGGCTTAGTGATCAGTTACAGGGCGATTTTTTCCTGAATAATGATCATGGTACCTGCGTGATGATTGAGGCTCAGTATCATGATATACTGGAACACGAATTTGCTGCACCAAAAGAGGTTTTAATTTAA
- a CDS encoding sigma 54-interacting response regulator, whose translation MDGKILIVEDEFIIASDLRIILEGAGYEIAGIAPSVAKALEIINLKRPVWVFLDIYLSGTLTGIDLAKHLVEMNIPFVYVSANSNQSILEAAKATKPYGFLVKPFREKDVLVTFDIAKYRYEHDIESKILSEIKLQDEVVKILADTGTKEDKGVKIVSAILSQIPFDFFYVSWTDPKTKVQGGQGFVKNLDKEIKPIGNASLLEKAGKDKSELEPIKKFSTPSSKTKIFVEHDFAGLCRTHSFDQFLGRTFDLKSALIKTFPGNGSSEINFSFYSHSKTGFNQNQTILLDRLSLLLIQLLDNIPTYQQFVEKQSDQPLDRVSLVLKPSVADSIADKKPDGLSLGLIGESQCFKLIKEQLATIAPFDISVLILGESGTGKERLAQAIHKLSSRALKPIIKVNCAAIPATLIESELFGHERGAFTGAIDRRIGKFEQAIGGTIFLDEIGELTMDLQVKLLCVLQEKEIVRLGGNQVIKTDVRVIAATNQNLEKAIAEGRFRLDLYYRLNVFPITMPPLRDRKEDIPALSRYFVANLSKKMDRRAKDISEDALKALVAYDWPGNIRELENIIERSLVFNRGDIIEQIEAPQNQNTEKQTQQLSGRIKTIRELEKEHIISTLHYCNGKVSGVGGAAELLDMPANTLFARIKKLGILKDFE comes from the coding sequence ATGGACGGGAAAATACTAATTGTTGAAGACGAGTTTATTATAGCTAGTGATCTTCGCATTATTTTGGAAGGGGCGGGCTATGAAATTGCAGGAATTGCTCCTTCAGTTGCCAAGGCACTGGAAATAATCAATTTAAAAAGGCCCGTCTGGGTGTTTTTAGATATTTATTTATCAGGGACACTTACGGGTATTGACCTGGCCAAACACTTGGTAGAAATGAACATTCCATTTGTTTATGTTTCCGCAAACTCCAATCAAAGCATCCTGGAAGCAGCGAAGGCTACAAAGCCCTACGGATTTTTAGTAAAGCCTTTTCGGGAAAAAGACGTGCTGGTTACCTTTGATATTGCCAAATACAGGTATGAGCACGATATTGAATCAAAAATCCTCAGCGAAATAAAGTTGCAGGATGAAGTGGTGAAAATCCTCGCTGATACCGGCACCAAAGAAGATAAGGGCGTAAAAATCGTTTCAGCAATATTATCTCAAATACCTTTTGACTTTTTTTATGTTAGCTGGACTGATCCAAAAACAAAGGTTCAGGGCGGTCAGGGGTTTGTTAAAAACCTGGATAAAGAGATTAAGCCAATCGGTAATGCCAGTCTTTTAGAAAAAGCCGGGAAAGATAAAAGCGAACTCGAACCAATTAAAAAATTCTCAACCCCGTCGTCAAAAACAAAGATTTTTGTTGAGCATGACTTCGCAGGCTTATGCCGAACGCATTCATTCGACCAATTTCTGGGCCGCACGTTTGACCTGAAGTCCGCTTTGATAAAAACATTCCCGGGTAATGGATCCAGCGAAATTAACTTTTCATTTTATAGTCATAGCAAAACAGGTTTTAATCAAAATCAAACAATATTACTGGACCGGCTAAGCTTGCTTTTAATTCAATTGCTTGATAATATACCAACATACCAGCAATTTGTTGAAAAACAATCAGACCAGCCATTAGATCGGGTCAGCCTGGTACTGAAACCGTCAGTTGCAGATTCAATTGCTGATAAAAAGCCCGATGGGTTAAGTTTGGGTTTAATCGGCGAAAGCCAATGTTTTAAACTAATAAAAGAACAATTGGCCACAATTGCCCCCTTTGATATTTCGGTGCTCATTTTAGGAGAAAGCGGGACTGGTAAAGAAAGATTAGCCCAGGCTATTCACAAATTATCTTCACGGGCTTTAAAACCCATCATTAAAGTTAACTGCGCTGCGATTCCTGCAACGCTGATCGAATCTGAGTTGTTTGGCCACGAGCGTGGAGCATTCACTGGTGCAATAGACCGCAGGATAGGTAAATTTGAACAGGCAATTGGCGGGACAATTTTTTTAGATGAAATAGGTGAGCTGACTATGGACCTGCAAGTTAAGTTATTGTGCGTTTTGCAGGAGAAAGAAATTGTGAGATTAGGGGGAAACCAGGTCATAAAAACAGATGTAAGGGTCATTGCGGCTACTAATCAAAATCTTGAAAAAGCCATTGCAGAAGGGCGCTTCCGTTTGGATTTATATTACCGCCTCAATGTATTTCCTATAACCATGCCGCCTCTGAGGGACAGAAAGGAAGACATTCCCGCGCTGTCACGCTATTTTGTAGCTAATCTTTCCAAAAAAATGGACAGGCGTGCAAAGGATATTTCAGAGGACGCATTAAAAGCGCTCGTGGCTTACGACTGGCCGGGCAATATCCGCGAACTGGAAAATATCATTGAGCGCAGCCTTGTATTTAACAGGGGGGATATTATTGAACAAATCGAAGCGCCTCAAAATCAGAATACAGAAAAACAGACCCAGCAGCTTTCCGGCAGGATCAAAACTATCAGGGAACTCGAAAAGGAACATATCATATCAACACTGCACTATTGTAATGGAAAAGTGTCCGGAGTCGGTGGGGCTGCTGAATTATTGGATATGCCGGCCAATACGTTGTTTGCCAGAATTAAGAAATTAGGCATTTTAAAGGATTTTGAATAA
- a CDS encoding sensor histidine kinase, translating to MSSGYYTVAKNATVDLDSSLSITSKSFRLSRVPVIAEGIEPVYSLKNCGWMDNGNVDSVKKSLGRIKNKNDKARLSLLLGAYYAFYPGFRTKYIDSGIFFLSFSKSICDELNKPQWSSQCAILLGKCYYKRNDIAAGKKWFQWVADQKNVDPALQAKSFNYQGMYCPFLANTTGYRLECLSKALHLYQQLADTANQINTLMNTAYLSFANQKVNDALSAANASLYLQKAYHFANSQYTYDLLAYLMDLRADFSKQLTYALAAINCAELTRDSLALGNFYSKVALSYSILKNSSESKKWKEKALQEYARHGTSTELYPVLIDIAQTDPNDQSGAELIGLIKTAIKKNPPANAVDQQFAYLALGHGYELLKDYKATESYYAKAEALQKYNPMLKGGIDNINILYRLGRFYVKIKNYRKGKIYLSKIITEPYKTFANKETLMHTYFSLHIIDSVSGNYLSSLNNLNKYSSLQDSIFSENQNKEITTLNIKYETGQKVKDIQLLTAQSQLATQRAATTRRITYSAIVILLFVIFMIYNRYHFNKKSNNLLKLQKEEIDQQNHSLQLLNHKQTVLLTEKELLLREIHHRVKNNLQTTMSLLNMQSNYIDNDAALDAIRSSQHRMQAMSLIHQQLYQSDTVAYINMDIYIRELISYLKQSFNGAGNISFNLRIEELTLDAAEAVPIGLIVNEAVTNAIKYAFPDGRTGNVDVILTAMIDYTYILKVNDDGIGIPESSEQKATNTLGLNLMKGLCEQLEGEFTIDRRNGTSLIFNFKVKRSIHEEIVN from the coding sequence GTGAGTTCGGGGTATTACACCGTTGCAAAAAATGCAACGGTAGACCTGGACAGTAGCTTATCGATAACCAGTAAGTCTTTTAGGCTGAGCCGTGTTCCGGTAATTGCAGAAGGCATAGAGCCTGTTTATTCCTTAAAAAACTGCGGGTGGATGGATAATGGCAATGTGGATAGTGTTAAAAAAAGCCTGGGCCGGATAAAAAATAAAAATGACAAGGCTCGGCTTTCCTTGCTGCTTGGCGCTTACTACGCGTTTTATCCCGGCTTCCGGACCAAATACATTGACAGCGGCATCTTTTTTCTTTCTTTTTCTAAGAGCATATGCGACGAGTTAAATAAACCACAATGGTCATCACAATGCGCCATTTTATTAGGAAAATGTTACTATAAACGGAATGACATTGCTGCCGGTAAAAAATGGTTTCAATGGGTTGCTGATCAAAAAAACGTTGACCCGGCATTACAAGCGAAATCGTTTAACTATCAAGGTATGTACTGTCCTTTTTTAGCTAATACTACAGGCTACCGGCTGGAATGCCTCAGCAAAGCACTACATCTCTACCAACAGCTTGCTGATACTGCTAACCAAATAAATACGTTGATGAACACCGCGTATTTAAGTTTTGCCAATCAAAAAGTAAATGACGCGCTAAGCGCAGCTAACGCATCCTTGTATTTGCAAAAAGCCTATCACTTTGCCAATAGTCAATACACCTATGATCTTTTAGCTTATCTGATGGACTTAAGGGCCGATTTCAGTAAACAATTAACCTATGCACTTGCTGCTATCAACTGCGCCGAGCTTACCCGGGATAGTCTTGCGCTTGGAAATTTCTATTCGAAAGTAGCACTATCTTACTCTATTCTAAAAAATAGCAGCGAAAGTAAAAAATGGAAAGAAAAGGCACTCCAGGAATACGCAAGGCACGGCACCAGTACAGAACTTTACCCGGTGCTCATCGATATTGCACAGACAGATCCCAATGATCAATCCGGCGCGGAGCTGATTGGTTTAATAAAAACGGCGATTAAGAAAAACCCACCCGCTAATGCCGTCGACCAGCAATTCGCCTATCTTGCCCTGGGGCACGGCTATGAACTTTTAAAAGATTATAAAGCCACCGAAAGCTATTACGCTAAAGCGGAAGCATTGCAAAAGTACAATCCGATGTTAAAGGGCGGGATAGATAATATAAATATCTTATATCGCCTGGGGCGTTTTTATGTCAAAATTAAAAATTACAGGAAAGGTAAAATTTATCTTTCAAAGATTATAACCGAACCTTATAAAACATTTGCCAACAAGGAAACATTGATGCATACATACTTTTCTTTGCATATTATCGATTCTGTTTCAGGGAATTACTTATCATCGCTTAATAATTTAAATAAATATTCATCCCTTCAGGACTCTATATTTTCAGAAAATCAAAATAAGGAGATAACGACACTCAATATAAAATATGAAACAGGGCAGAAAGTAAAAGATATCCAATTGCTTACGGCTCAAAGCCAACTGGCAACACAACGGGCAGCGACCACCCGGAGAATAACTTATTCAGCCATAGTTATTTTGTTATTTGTGATATTTATGATCTATAACCGCTATCACTTTAATAAAAAAAGCAACAACCTTTTGAAACTTCAAAAAGAAGAGATTGATCAACAAAACCACTCCCTTCAATTACTGAATCATAAGCAAACCGTATTATTAACTGAAAAGGAACTATTGCTCCGGGAGATACATCACCGGGTGAAAAATAACCTCCAGACAACGATGAGTCTGCTGAACATGCAGTCGAATTATATCGACAATGATGCCGCGCTTGACGCGATCCGGAGCAGCCAACACAGGATGCAGGCAATGTCCCTGATCCATCAGCAATTGTATCAATCCGACACTGTCGCGTATATAAATATGGATATATATATCAGGGAATTGATCAGTTATCTGAAGCAAAGTTTTAATGGTGCCGGAAATATCTCCTTCAATTTACGGATAGAAGAGCTGACCTTAGATGCAGCTGAAGCCGTTCCAATAGGTCTAATTGTGAACGAGGCGGTAACCAACGCGATTAAATATGCTTTTCCCGATGGCCGGACAGGAAATGTCGATGTTATACTTACAGCAATGATTGATTATACATATATTCTTAAAGTCAACGATGATGGGATCGGGATACCGGAATCTTCAGAGCAAAAAGCTACAAATACGCTGGGATTGAATTTAATGAAGGGTTTGTGCGAGCAACTGGAAGGGGAATTTACGATAGACAGACGAAATGGAACCAGCCTGATCTTTAATTTCAAAGTGAAAAGGAGTATTCACGAAGAGATCGTGAATTGA